In Passer domesticus isolate bPasDom1 chromosome 1, bPasDom1.hap1, whole genome shotgun sequence, one DNA window encodes the following:
- the HUS1 gene encoding checkpoint protein HUS1 isoform X1 translates to MPKHFQAKLFSPDCDDRHRRGRKPSTSLPDSTQPRRASGDGAELLGVRLLPPLPPSVAAGKGLGGLAPPCVFGLRLWISPALITSAVSMSGLAQGWQCLSERPGPAFSGKEKRKGGIINTIAKLAKTCILRLTVCKLYFILSDKVANGGASMWCELSQGNFFDEFQMEGVAAEHNEIYLEFVPENLWRALKTAQSAKAVKIKLTNKHCPCLRVAVELPSLSSSSRIVTHDIPVGVIPRRMWNDFREPSVPDFDVSIYLPVLKTMKSVVERMKNLSNFIVIEANLSGEMNLKIETDLVSVTTHFKDLGNPPWASEDGCQSSAQGRDLESMAEACIDIKKLQQLLAGQQVNPTKALCNILRKRIVHFILLHEEVSLQYFIPAIA, encoded by the exons ATGCCAAAGCATTTTCAAGCTAAGCTTTTCAGCCCGGATTGTGACGACCGCCACCGGAGAGGAAGGAAGCCCAGTACGTCTCTGCCAGACTCCACCCAACCCCGCCGCGCATCCGGGGACGGCGCAGAGTTGCTGGGTGTGAGGCTCCTCCCTCCCTTACCGCCTTCCGTGGCGGCGGGCAAGGGGCTAGGAGGGCTGGCTCCGCCATGCGTTTTCGGGCTAAGATTGTGGATCTCGCCTGCCTTAATCACTTCAGCCGTGAGTATGTCGGGGCTGGCTCAAGGGTGGCAGTGCCTCTCTGAGCGGCCGGGGCCGGCTTTCTCGGGCAAAGAAAAGAGGAAGGGAG GTATAATTAACACAATCGCCAAGTTAGCCAAGACCTGCATCCTGCGCCTTACCGTCTGCAAGCTGTATTTCATCCTTTCCGATAAAGTAGCAAATGGAGGCGCCAGTATGTGGTGTGAGCTGAGCCAG GGGAATTTCTTTGATGAATTTCAGATGGAAGGAGTAGCTGCAGAGCACAATGAAATCTATTTAGAGTTTGTGCCTGAGAACCTGTGGAGAGCATTAAAAACTGCCCAGAGTGCTAAGGCAGTGAAGATCAAGTTGACTAATAAACACTGTCCCTGTCTCAGAGTTGCTGTGGAGCTA CCATCCTTatcaagcagcagcaggattgTGACACATGACATTCCTGTGGGAGTTATTCCCAGAAGAATGTGGAATGACTTCAGAGAGCCCAGTGTGCCAGACTTTGAT GTCAGTATTTACCTACCAGTGCTGAAAACAATGAAGAGTGTTGTGGAAAGAATGAAGAATCTCAGCAATTTCATT GTGATTGAAGCAAACTTGAGTGGTGAAATGAACTTGAAAATAGAAACTGACTTAGTATCTGTAACAACACATTTTAAAGACCTGGGAAATCCTCCCTGGG CATCAGAGGATGGATGTCAAAGTTCTGCTCAAGGCAGAGATCTGGAAAGTATGGCTGAAGCATGCATAGACATcaagaagctgcagcagctgcttgctggacAGCAGGTCAATCCTACAAAAGCATTGTGCA ataTTTTACGTAAGAGAATTGTCCATTTCATCTTGCTCCATGAGGAGGTTTCACTTCAGTATTTTATTCCAGCAATTGCCTGA
- the HUS1 gene encoding checkpoint protein HUS1 isoform X2 produces MPKHFQAKLFSPDCDDRHRRGRKPSTSLPDSTQPRRASGDGAELLGVRLLPPLPPSVAAGKGLGGLAPPCVFGLRLWISPALITSAVSIINTIAKLAKTCILRLTVCKLYFILSDKVANGGASMWCELSQGNFFDEFQMEGVAAEHNEIYLEFVPENLWRALKTAQSAKAVKIKLTNKHCPCLRVAVELPSLSSSSRIVTHDIPVGVIPRRMWNDFREPSVPDFDVSIYLPVLKTMKSVVERMKNLSNFIVIEANLSGEMNLKIETDLVSVTTHFKDLGNPPWASEDGCQSSAQGRDLESMAEACIDIKKLQQLLAGQQVNPTKALCNILRKRIVHFILLHEEVSLQYFIPAIA; encoded by the exons ATGCCAAAGCATTTTCAAGCTAAGCTTTTCAGCCCGGATTGTGACGACCGCCACCGGAGAGGAAGGAAGCCCAGTACGTCTCTGCCAGACTCCACCCAACCCCGCCGCGCATCCGGGGACGGCGCAGAGTTGCTGGGTGTGAGGCTCCTCCCTCCCTTACCGCCTTCCGTGGCGGCGGGCAAGGGGCTAGGAGGGCTGGCTCCGCCATGCGTTTTCGGGCTAAGATTGTGGATCTCGCCTGCCTTAATCACTTCAGCCGTGA GTATAATTAACACAATCGCCAAGTTAGCCAAGACCTGCATCCTGCGCCTTACCGTCTGCAAGCTGTATTTCATCCTTTCCGATAAAGTAGCAAATGGAGGCGCCAGTATGTGGTGTGAGCTGAGCCAG GGGAATTTCTTTGATGAATTTCAGATGGAAGGAGTAGCTGCAGAGCACAATGAAATCTATTTAGAGTTTGTGCCTGAGAACCTGTGGAGAGCATTAAAAACTGCCCAGAGTGCTAAGGCAGTGAAGATCAAGTTGACTAATAAACACTGTCCCTGTCTCAGAGTTGCTGTGGAGCTA CCATCCTTatcaagcagcagcaggattgTGACACATGACATTCCTGTGGGAGTTATTCCCAGAAGAATGTGGAATGACTTCAGAGAGCCCAGTGTGCCAGACTTTGAT GTCAGTATTTACCTACCAGTGCTGAAAACAATGAAGAGTGTTGTGGAAAGAATGAAGAATCTCAGCAATTTCATT GTGATTGAAGCAAACTTGAGTGGTGAAATGAACTTGAAAATAGAAACTGACTTAGTATCTGTAACAACACATTTTAAAGACCTGGGAAATCCTCCCTGGG CATCAGAGGATGGATGTCAAAGTTCTGCTCAAGGCAGAGATCTGGAAAGTATGGCTGAAGCATGCATAGACATcaagaagctgcagcagctgcttgctggacAGCAGGTCAATCCTACAAAAGCATTGTGCA ataTTTTACGTAAGAGAATTGTCCATTTCATCTTGCTCCATGAGGAGGTTTCACTTCAGTATTTTATTCCAGCAATTGCCTGA
- the HUS1 gene encoding checkpoint protein HUS1 isoform X3, with protein MRFRAKIVDLACLNHFSRIINTIAKLAKTCILRLTVCKLYFILSDKVANGGASMWCELSQGNFFDEFQMEGVAAEHNEIYLEFVPENLWRALKTAQSAKAVKIKLTNKHCPCLRVAVELPSLSSSSRIVTHDIPVGVIPRRMWNDFREPSVPDFDVSIYLPVLKTMKSVVERMKNLSNFIVIEANLSGEMNLKIETDLVSVTTHFKDLGNPPWASEDGCQSSAQGRDLESMAEACIDIKKLQQLLAGQQVNPTKALCNILRKRIVHFILLHEEVSLQYFIPAIA; from the exons ATGCGTTTTCGGGCTAAGATTGTGGATCTCGCCTGCCTTAATCACTTCAGCC GTATAATTAACACAATCGCCAAGTTAGCCAAGACCTGCATCCTGCGCCTTACCGTCTGCAAGCTGTATTTCATCCTTTCCGATAAAGTAGCAAATGGAGGCGCCAGTATGTGGTGTGAGCTGAGCCAG GGGAATTTCTTTGATGAATTTCAGATGGAAGGAGTAGCTGCAGAGCACAATGAAATCTATTTAGAGTTTGTGCCTGAGAACCTGTGGAGAGCATTAAAAACTGCCCAGAGTGCTAAGGCAGTGAAGATCAAGTTGACTAATAAACACTGTCCCTGTCTCAGAGTTGCTGTGGAGCTA CCATCCTTatcaagcagcagcaggattgTGACACATGACATTCCTGTGGGAGTTATTCCCAGAAGAATGTGGAATGACTTCAGAGAGCCCAGTGTGCCAGACTTTGAT GTCAGTATTTACCTACCAGTGCTGAAAACAATGAAGAGTGTTGTGGAAAGAATGAAGAATCTCAGCAATTTCATT GTGATTGAAGCAAACTTGAGTGGTGAAATGAACTTGAAAATAGAAACTGACTTAGTATCTGTAACAACACATTTTAAAGACCTGGGAAATCCTCCCTGGG CATCAGAGGATGGATGTCAAAGTTCTGCTCAAGGCAGAGATCTGGAAAGTATGGCTGAAGCATGCATAGACATcaagaagctgcagcagctgcttgctggacAGCAGGTCAATCCTACAAAAGCATTGTGCA ataTTTTACGTAAGAGAATTGTCCATTTCATCTTGCTCCATGAGGAGGTTTCACTTCAGTATTTTATTCCAGCAATTGCCTGA
- the HUS1 gene encoding checkpoint protein HUS1 isoform X4, translating into MRFRAKIVDLACLNHFSRIINTIAKLAKTCILRLTVCKLYFILSDKVANGGASMWCELSQMEGVAAEHNEIYLEFVPENLWRALKTAQSAKAVKIKLTNKHCPCLRVAVELPSLSSSSRIVTHDIPVGVIPRRMWNDFREPSVPDFDVSIYLPVLKTMKSVVERMKNLSNFIVIEANLSGEMNLKIETDLVSVTTHFKDLGNPPWASEDGCQSSAQGRDLESMAEACIDIKKLQQLLAGQQVNPTKALCNILRKRIVHFILLHEEVSLQYFIPAIA; encoded by the exons ATGCGTTTTCGGGCTAAGATTGTGGATCTCGCCTGCCTTAATCACTTCAGCC GTATAATTAACACAATCGCCAAGTTAGCCAAGACCTGCATCCTGCGCCTTACCGTCTGCAAGCTGTATTTCATCCTTTCCGATAAAGTAGCAAATGGAGGCGCCAGTATGTGGTGTGAGCTGAGCCAG ATGGAAGGAGTAGCTGCAGAGCACAATGAAATCTATTTAGAGTTTGTGCCTGAGAACCTGTGGAGAGCATTAAAAACTGCCCAGAGTGCTAAGGCAGTGAAGATCAAGTTGACTAATAAACACTGTCCCTGTCTCAGAGTTGCTGTGGAGCTA CCATCCTTatcaagcagcagcaggattgTGACACATGACATTCCTGTGGGAGTTATTCCCAGAAGAATGTGGAATGACTTCAGAGAGCCCAGTGTGCCAGACTTTGAT GTCAGTATTTACCTACCAGTGCTGAAAACAATGAAGAGTGTTGTGGAAAGAATGAAGAATCTCAGCAATTTCATT GTGATTGAAGCAAACTTGAGTGGTGAAATGAACTTGAAAATAGAAACTGACTTAGTATCTGTAACAACACATTTTAAAGACCTGGGAAATCCTCCCTGGG CATCAGAGGATGGATGTCAAAGTTCTGCTCAAGGCAGAGATCTGGAAAGTATGGCTGAAGCATGCATAGACATcaagaagctgcagcagctgcttgctggacAGCAGGTCAATCCTACAAAAGCATTGTGCA ataTTTTACGTAAGAGAATTGTCCATTTCATCTTGCTCCATGAGGAGGTTTCACTTCAGTATTTTATTCCAGCAATTGCCTGA
- the HUS1 gene encoding checkpoint protein HUS1 isoform X5: protein MRPFPSPRGIINTIAKLAKTCILRLTVCKLYFILSDKVANGGASMWCELSQGNFFDEFQMEGVAAEHNEIYLEFVPENLWRALKTAQSAKAVKIKLTNKHCPCLRVAVELPSLSSSSRIVTHDIPVGVIPRRMWNDFREPSVPDFDVSIYLPVLKTMKSVVERMKNLSNFIVIEANLSGEMNLKIETDLVSVTTHFKDLGNPPWASEDGCQSSAQGRDLESMAEACIDIKKLQQLLAGQQVNPTKALCNILRKRIVHFILLHEEVSLQYFIPAIA, encoded by the exons ATGAGGCCCTTTCCTTCGCCCCGAG GTATAATTAACACAATCGCCAAGTTAGCCAAGACCTGCATCCTGCGCCTTACCGTCTGCAAGCTGTATTTCATCCTTTCCGATAAAGTAGCAAATGGAGGCGCCAGTATGTGGTGTGAGCTGAGCCAG GGGAATTTCTTTGATGAATTTCAGATGGAAGGAGTAGCTGCAGAGCACAATGAAATCTATTTAGAGTTTGTGCCTGAGAACCTGTGGAGAGCATTAAAAACTGCCCAGAGTGCTAAGGCAGTGAAGATCAAGTTGACTAATAAACACTGTCCCTGTCTCAGAGTTGCTGTGGAGCTA CCATCCTTatcaagcagcagcaggattgTGACACATGACATTCCTGTGGGAGTTATTCCCAGAAGAATGTGGAATGACTTCAGAGAGCCCAGTGTGCCAGACTTTGAT GTCAGTATTTACCTACCAGTGCTGAAAACAATGAAGAGTGTTGTGGAAAGAATGAAGAATCTCAGCAATTTCATT GTGATTGAAGCAAACTTGAGTGGTGAAATGAACTTGAAAATAGAAACTGACTTAGTATCTGTAACAACACATTTTAAAGACCTGGGAAATCCTCCCTGGG CATCAGAGGATGGATGTCAAAGTTCTGCTCAAGGCAGAGATCTGGAAAGTATGGCTGAAGCATGCATAGACATcaagaagctgcagcagctgcttgctggacAGCAGGTCAATCCTACAAAAGCATTGTGCA ataTTTTACGTAAGAGAATTGTCCATTTCATCTTGCTCCATGAGGAGGTTTCACTTCAGTATTTTATTCCAGCAATTGCCTGA